The window ATCGGCCTTTCCGCCGCTGGGCCTGCTCACCGTGGCCGCCATGCTGCCCGGCGAATGGCCCAAGCGCCTGGTGGATGAAAACACCGAGGCACTCACCGAAGAAGATCTGGCTTGGGCGGACCTGGCCCTCATCGGTGCCATGGCCCTGCAACGCAAAGGGGTGGATCGCATCATCGCGCGCTGCAAAAGCAAGGGATTGAAAGTGGTGGCCGGCGGGCCGCTTTTTACAGCGGAACCGGAGGCGTTCCCGCAGGTGGATCACTTGGTTCTGGGTGAGGCCGAACTCAGCTTGCCTGAATTCATCGCGGATCTCAACGACGGCTGCCCGAAAAGATTCTACCAGGCCGACGGCTACCCCGACATCGGCGAAACCCCTGTTCCTCTTTGGGATTTGATTTCCATGCGTCGCTATGCATCCATGAACATCCAGTACTCCAGAGGGTGCCCTTTCGACTGCGATTTCTGCAATATCACGGCGCTGTTCGGCCGCACGCCGCGCATCAAAGCGCCGCAACAGATCATCGCGGAACTGGACGCCATGTATGCCGCCGGTTGGCGCGGCAATGTATTTTTTGTGGACGACAATTTCATCGGCAACAAGCGCTCCCTTAAGACGCATTTGCTTCCTGCCCTGATCGAGTGGCGCAAGGATAAAAAAGGATGCGTTTTTTTTACGGAGGCCTCGATCAATCTGGCCGATGATCCAGAACTTATGGAAATGATGGCCAAAGCGGGGTTCGATGCGGTATTTATCGGTATCGAAACGCCGGACGAAGACAGCCTCGCCGAATGCTGCAAAATCCAGAATAAGAACCGGGATTTGATCCAGGATGTGAAAAAGATACACCGCTCCGGGTTGCAGGTCATGGGGGGGTTCATCGTCGGCTTCGACAGTGACACGCCCTCTATCTTTCAACGCCAGATCGACTTCATTCAGAACAGCAGTATCGTAACGGCCATGGTGGGCCTGCTGCAGGCGCCTCCAGGCACCCGGCTGTTTGATCGCCTGGCGGGCGAACGCCGTATCTGCGCTGAATTTTCCGGCGACAACGTGGATGGCCGCACCAATATCATCCCGACCATGGGCCTGGCTCGCCTCACCGAGGGGTATCTCGCCATTATGAAGCACATCTATTCTCCCCGGGGCTATTACCGGCGAATCAAAGGGATTTTAAGAGAGCTCAAGTCGCCGTCGGCGACCGTTCCGCCCGATTGGCAGCGACTCCTCGCATTCTGGCGGGCCTGCCTGCGGCTCGGGGTCCTGGGCAAGGAAAGATATCAATACTGGCGACTCATGATGTGGACGCTGGTGAGAAGGCCGCGAATGCTTCCCCTGGCAGTGACCCTGGCCATCTATGGATACCATTACCGGAGAATTTGCGAGCTTCATATCCTCGGCGCACAATAGCAAAAGATTCTTAAGGAGATAAGCGATGACCGAATGGAATCAACCCCCAGGGGGATCAGCACTCACATTGGAAGAAATGATAGAGAATGTCCGCCAGCAGTTTAAAAGATTCAAAGGCGGTCCGCTCCTTATCCTCGCCATCGTCCTATTGGCGGCTGTCTTCTGGACCGCCTGGTTCACCGTCCAGCCCGAAGAGACGGGGATCGTGCAGCGCTTCGGGAAAGTCATGCGCGAGGCCGGCCCGGGACTGCATTTCAAACTGCCGTTCGGCATCGAAAAGGTGCGCCGGTTGCCCACGGCCCGCGTGCTCAAAGAGGAGTTCGGGTTTCGCACAGTGGCCGCCGTCCCCGGCGAGAAGACCCGCTATGATACGCGCGGCTCGTACAAAGACGAATCCCTGATGCTCACTGGAGACCTGAACGTCATCGATGTACAGTGGATCATTCAGTACCGCATCGAAGACCCGATCCGCTACCTGTTCCAGGTCCGCGACGCCCCCAAAACGATCCGGGATACCACCGAGGCGGTCATGCGCCGGGCGGTCGGCAATCGCCTGGGCAGCGACGTGCTGACCACCGGGCGGGTGGCAGTGGCCAGTGAAGCGAAAAACGAGATCCAGAAGATCCTTACGGCATACGAAGCCGGAGTACGCCTGGTGACCGTGGAACTTCAGGATGTAACGCCGCCGGACACCGTGAAACCGGCCTTCAATGAAGTCAACGAATCGCGTCAGGACAAGGAGCGCACGATCAACAAGGCCCAGGAGCAGGCCAACCGAGAAATTCCCAAGGCCAGGGGCGTGGCGGCGCAAAGTATCAGCGAGGCCGAAGGTTACGCCCTCGAGCGTGTGAATCGGGCCGAAGGCGAGGCCACCCGTTTCGAGGCCATTCTTTCACAGTATCAGCAGGCACCGCAGGTCACGCGTCGGAGACTCTATCTGGAGGCCATGACCGGCTTGCTGGCCGACATGAAGGCGCTCTACATCGTCGATAATGACCAGAAGGCCATGGTACCCTGGCTCCCCCTGGAGTCCGGCCCGCAACCACCAGTGCAAGGGAGGCAGCCATGAAGTTTACTTTGAAAGCAGCGCTCATCGCCATAGCGGTGGTATTTGCTATCGCCCTCTACAGCGGTCTTTACACTCTGGAAGAGGGCCAGCAAGCCATTGTCGTGCAGTTCGGCCGTCCCGTTGGCGAAACAGTGACCGAGGCGGGACTGCATGTAAAACTGCCCTTCGTGCAAGAGGTCCGGCGCTTCGAAAAGCGTCTGCTCGTCTGGGACGGTGACCCGAACCAGGTGCCGACCAAAGGGCGCGAGTTCATCTGGGTGGATACCACGGCCCGCTGGCGAATCGCCGACGCTAAAAAATTTCTGGAAAACGTGGCCAGTGAAGAGGGCGCCCAGTCGCGCCTGAACGACATCCTCGATTCCGTGGTGCGCGATCAGGTGTCGAGCAGCGAACTCGTCGAGCTCGTGCGCAGCGCATCGTGGGAGGTGCCCGAGGACGACGCATTGAAAGAGATCCCAAAGGAGCGCGAAGAAGAGCTGAAAAGGGAAATTGCGCGCGGCCGTGAGGAGATCACCCGAACGATCCTGGCGGAAGCACGCAAGATCATACCGCAGTATGGCATCGAACTGGTGGATGTGCGTATCAAGCGCCTCGACTATGTGGAAAGTGTCCGCGAAAAGGTGTACGAACGCATGATCTCCGAACGCAAGCGAATTGCCGCGCAGTTCCGTTCCGAAGGCGAAGGGCGCAGCGCTGAAATTCTCGGGACCATGGAGAAAGAGCTGCGCCAGATCCGCTCCACGGCCTACCGCCGGGTGCAGGAGGTTCAGGGCCAGGCCGACGCGGATGCCACGCGCATATACGGAAATGCCTACAATAAAAATCCCGAATTTTACGCCTTTTTGCGCACCCTTGAAAGTTACAAGGAGAAAACCAATACGAACGCCGTGCTGATCCTCACCACGGACAGCGACTTTTATCAATATATCAAAGAGGTGAATCCGGGCCACGCCCAGGTTCCTTTGGCTCGAGCATCAGGGAGGCGTTAGCACCGGATTTAAATCAGGGTATCGATAAGATTGCCGCACGAAAATAGCCGTGGGTCTCGCAAAAGAAGACTCCTGGCGCAGGGACATATTAAAATGGACGAGAAAGAACCTGTCGGAAAGGAAACGCCATGCCGACAAAATTTGGACCCAAAAACGTCACACAAACAATGGCGGAGACCGATGAATTCCTCCAACCAAACAATTCCGATGCCCTCGAAGCGTCGAGAGAAGAACAGCGGCCATGGCCTCCTGAGCATCGACTCTGGAGAAAAGTCAATTTTTGATCCCTTCGCTCTAAACTTTATCCCCTATGTCTGCGGACTGGCGTAAAGCCCACCCCCTGCGAAATTTGGGCTGTTACACAGTCAGTCGCAATAAAAAGGGGGCGTAGGGGTGGGGTTTAACCCCGCATGTGTGGACACCTGAAAGCCTCAAGTTAACGACACTGACCTTATCCCTCAACCAAAAAATCCCGCGAAGCAGGGCATAGGAGGACAGCTATGAAGCCTAAACTCATCATCGGAGCAATCCTGGCCGGACTGGCGGTCGTATTTATCATCCAGAATGTCACGGTCATGGAACTGAGGTTCCTGTTCTGGACCCTGTCCATGTCAGGCGCGTTGTTGATGTTTTTCATATTGGCGGCGGGCATCATTCTAGGCTGGTTGCTTCACGGCATCTTCAATAGAAGAAAGGCCCATCCCAATGCCAAGAAGGATGATGATAGCGTCCAGACAACGGCCTGATGCTCCAGAAATCAAATATTCATATTCAGTGTTGATCCAGAAAAGAGGGGATTCCATGACCTTTTCCATTTGACAAAAACAGAAAGGGATTCAATACATCAATGAGCAGGACGTATCTCGGGCGACTGCCGGAAAGCGATCCGCTTCACGGCTATCTTGATAATGATATCCGGCCCCTAATCGACGACGCGTCAGTTAACGCCGGCTACCGTGTTTTTCGTCTCAACGGTTCCAACGATGTGTACCTGTACGAAGACAGATGCACGGGCGCCAAGGTCGTCGGGAAGTTTTTTCTTTCGTCCCGGAAACGAAACACGGAGAAGGCCGCCGCGCATCTGACGCGTGAATTCGACAGCCTTCGCAGAATGCGTGACATCGGCCTGGTCGGTTTTCCTCACCACATTGTTCGCCCACTTGGCCGCAACTTTTCGCTGAACGCACTTCTGGTCACCGAGTACTGCGAAGGTGAACTGTTCAGCAAATCGATTCGGTTCGCGATCAAAAACGGTGAGACAGGCCGCCTTTATGACAAGCTGACGGCGTTCGCCTATTTTTTGTCCGAATTTCACAACCGGACCGCAATTGGTGCTGGCGTCGATTTCAATCTGGACTGTGCCTATATGGATCGGCTGATAAAAAGGCTCCTCGAAATCAACGCCATGGGCTGGGACGAAGTGCATGAACTCTGCTGGCTGCGCGACCAGTGGCATCATCAGCCGAGGATGTGGGAGGATCGACAGGTGACGGTGCATGGCGATGCGACGCCGGATAACTTCATATTTGGAGACAGTCTGGGCGTGATCGCGCTGGACCTGGAACGGAGCAAGTGTGCGGACCGCGTTTTCGACACCGGCCGCATGGCCGGCGAGTTGAAACATTTTTTCATGCAGGCGACCGGGGACAAAAACGCTGCCGAACCTTTCATCGGCCACTTCCTATGGGAGTACGCATGTCACTTCCCGGACCGCGAAGACGCCTTTCGTTCGACCACCGGCCGCACGCCCTTTTACATGGGCATCACTTTGCTGCGCATTGCACGCAACAGTTGGATCGAACCCGAATACCGCCGACGCCTGATCGATGAAGCAAAAATATGCCTGAGGAGCTTTTGATGCTGATACGCGGGCTCATTTTCGATATCAATGGAACGCTGACGGACATTCACACGAACGAATGGCACGAGGATATCTATCGTATTCTCGCCAACCTGCTTTCCTATCAGGGAATTGCGCTCGGCCCGCATGAAGTCAAGGATGCGTACTTTCAGATCATGAAGGAACAGCGCGCGGCTAGCAATGAACGCTACCCGGAGTTCGATGCGGTCGGCATCTTTCGCGAGATCATGACGCGGCATGCCACGGAGTTCACGCGCCGACTGCCGCCTGAAAAGCTGGAGCAGCTCCCGCTCTTCCTTGCCGAAACCTACCGTGCCGCGTCACGCTTCCAGCTGCAGCTATACAACGGTGTGGCGGAAACCGTCAGACAACTGCGTTTGAATTATCATCTGGCCATCATCTCGGACGGTCAGTCCGCCTATGCGGTCCCGGAGTTAAACGCCGTCGGACTGTTTGACACTTTCGACCCGGTCATCATTTCAGGCGATTTAGGTTATCGCAAACCCGACCCGCGGCTGTTCGAAAATGCCCTGACGCGCATGCAAATGGCGCCGTCAGAAGTTTTGTACGTGTGCAACGACATGTATCGAGACGTTTATGGGGCCCAGAAAGCGGGAATAAAAACAATCTTCTTCCGATCGAATCAGGGGCAACAGGAGAAAGAGGACGTGCAGCCGGACTATATCATTTATCATTTTCCGGAACTGCTCCATGCCGTTCGCTTCTTTGAGAAGCAATGACTGCTGATCCGGACCCAAATCGATCATCGCATCCTAAAACCGAAAACAAAGGATTGTATTATGACCCATCTAATGAGTCGCGAGGTGCGCCTGGCATCCCGCCCCACAGGGCTTCCAGGCGCGGCCAATTTTACAATGGCGAGTACTGAAATAGCGCCGCTAAAAGATCAACAGGTGCTGGTTCGCAACCGTTTTATGTCGGTGGACCCCTATATGCGCGGTCGCATGAATGCTGGAAAATCCTATGTCCCGCCGTTCGAGGTGGGGGAGGTGCTCCAAGGTGGAGCCGTCGGCGAGGTCGTCGAATCGCGCGCCGAAGCGTTCCAAGCGGGTGATATCGTGGTTTCCAACTTCGGATGGCGGGAACTCTTCGTCGCCTCACCGGAAGAGCTGCACGCGGTCGACGGCGATGTCGAGCCGCTCTCGGTTTATCTTGGCGCCCTCGGCATGACGGGGATGACCGCCTGGGTGGGGCTGAATCTGGTGGATGTCAAACCCGGCGACGTCGTTTATATTTCCGGGGCGGCCGGTGCGGTTGGCAGCGTGGCCGGACAACTCGCGAAACTGCGTGGGTGCCGGGTCATTGGTTCGGCCGGTTCAACCGGGAAAATCTCTTTTCTGAGAGATGAATGCGGATTCGATAGTGCCTTCAATTACAAAACCGGTCCCGTACTCGAACAACTCAACGCCGCGGCACCGGACGGGATCGATGTCTACTTCGACAATGTCGGCGGCGAGGCCCTCGAGGCAGCGCTCTCGGCGTTGCGGGTGCATGGCCGGATCGTCGCCTGCGGCAGCATCTCCGGCTACAACGCCGAAAAATCGCGGCCCGGCCCTTCCAACCTGTTTAACGTGATTACCAAACGGCTGACGATGAAAGGCATGATCGTCAGCGACTGGCTCGATCGTCAGACCCAATTTGAAAAAGAAGTGGGGGGATACTATCGCGCCGGCAGACTGAAGCATAGGGAAACGGTAATGGCAGGCATCGATAAGGCGGTGGAGGCATTCCTCGGGCTCTTTGAGGGTAAAAATGTGGGAAAGATGGTGGTGAAACTGTCTTAGTCCAAAATTGATTCCGTCCCGGTTTTATGCTAATTTTTCAAGGCGATCTCACTCAACGCCAGGCGCGGAATCGTCGAATGCCAAAAGCTTTTCTGGATATCTTCAACAGCATCCTGGGGTCGATTCGTGAACCCTTGCTGGTGCTGGACCCGGATCTGAAAGTGGTCACCGCCAATGCGTCGTTCTACCAGACCTTCGATGTCCAGCCGAGTGAGACCGAGGGCGTCCTGATTTACGATCTCGGCGATCGTCAGTGGGACATCCCCAAGCTCAGGGAATTGCTCGAACAAGTCCTTCCTCGGAATACCAATTTCCATGATTTCGAGGTGGAACATGTATTCAGGAATATCGGCCGCAAAATCATGCACCTGAATGCCAGACGGATCCACAGCAAGGCCAACCAGACCCAGCTGATTTTATTGGCCATCGAGGATGTCACCGATCGCGAACACTACAAAAGACAACTCGAGCAGATCGTTGCCAGACGAACGGCCGACCTCAACGCGGCCAAACAAGCGGCGGAGCAGAGCCGGCAGGCCGCCGAAGACGCGCTTGTCGAAATCAACAAGCTCAAGGACCAGCTCGAAGCCGAGAGATCCTATCTTCAAGAGGAGATCAAGCTCGAATACAATTATGAGAATATCGTCGGCCAAAGCGATGCGATCAATTACGTGTTTTACAAGATCGAGCAAATCGCCGGTACCGACACCAACGTCTTGATTCTCGGGGAAACCGGGACGGGCAAGGAGTTGGTGGCGCGCGCCATCCACGGTCTGAGTCCGCGCAAGGATCGCGCCCTGGTCAAGATGAATTGCGCTGCCTTGCCCGCCAATCTGATCGAAAGCGAACTGTTCGGCCACGAAAAAGGCGCCTTCACCGGGGCGAACGCCAGACGATTGGGGCGCTTTGAAATCGCCGACGGTGCCACCTTGTTCCTGGACGAGATCGGCGAACTCCCCCTGGAACTGCAGCCCAAACTGCTCCAGGTCATCGATAACGGGGAGTTTGAACGCCTGGGCAGCTCCGACACGATCCAAGTCGATGTCCGCATCATCGCCGCCACCAACCGCAACCTGGAAGAGGAGGTCCGCAGGGGCGCTTTTCGGAAGGATCTGTGGTACCGGCTCAACGTGTTCCCCATCACCTTGCCGCCCCTGCGCGATCGCCTGGAGGATATCCCGCTGCTGGTCAATTATTATGTGGACCGAATCGCGAAAAGACTGGGAAAATCCATAATAACCGTCCCGGCGGGCGTAATGGACGCGCTGCGGCAGTACCACTGGCCCGGCAATGTCCGCGAGCTGGAAAATGTTCTGGAACGGGCGGTGATCAACTCCTCGGGACCCAAGTTGCGGCTGGTGGATGAGCTGAAAAAGCCGCCCAGGAACACCGCGAAGCCTGAACAGACCCTGGAAAGTGTCGAACGGGACTACATTCAACAGGTACTGGAACAGGTCGAGTGGAAAGTGAGCGGCAAAA is drawn from Desulfatitalea tepidiphila and contains these coding sequences:
- a CDS encoding B12-binding domain-containing radical SAM protein gives rise to the protein MNILLIYPKFPETFWSFTYALRFIKKRSAFPPLGLLTVAAMLPGEWPKRLVDENTEALTEEDLAWADLALIGAMALQRKGVDRIIARCKSKGLKVVAGGPLFTAEPEAFPQVDHLVLGEAELSLPEFIADLNDGCPKRFYQADGYPDIGETPVPLWDLISMRRYASMNIQYSRGCPFDCDFCNITALFGRTPRIKAPQQIIAELDAMYAAGWRGNVFFVDDNFIGNKRSLKTHLLPALIEWRKDKKGCVFFTEASINLADDPELMEMMAKAGFDAVFIGIETPDEDSLAECCKIQNKNRDLIQDVKKIHRSGLQVMGGFIVGFDSDTPSIFQRQIDFIQNSSIVTAMVGLLQAPPGTRLFDRLAGERRICAEFSGDNVDGRTNIIPTMGLARLTEGYLAIMKHIYSPRGYYRRIKGILRELKSPSATVPPDWQRLLAFWRACLRLGVLGKERYQYWRLMMWTLVRRPRMLPLAVTLAIYGYHYRRICELHILGAQ
- the hflK gene encoding FtsH protease activity modulator HflK, translated to MTEWNQPPGGSALTLEEMIENVRQQFKRFKGGPLLILAIVLLAAVFWTAWFTVQPEETGIVQRFGKVMREAGPGLHFKLPFGIEKVRRLPTARVLKEEFGFRTVAAVPGEKTRYDTRGSYKDESLMLTGDLNVIDVQWIIQYRIEDPIRYLFQVRDAPKTIRDTTEAVMRRAVGNRLGSDVLTTGRVAVASEAKNEIQKILTAYEAGVRLVTVELQDVTPPDTVKPAFNEVNESRQDKERTINKAQEQANREIPKARGVAAQSISEAEGYALERVNRAEGEATRFEAILSQYQQAPQVTRRRLYLEAMTGLLADMKALYIVDNDQKAMVPWLPLESGPQPPVQGRQP
- the hflC gene encoding protease modulator HflC: MKFTLKAALIAIAVVFAIALYSGLYTLEEGQQAIVVQFGRPVGETVTEAGLHVKLPFVQEVRRFEKRLLVWDGDPNQVPTKGREFIWVDTTARWRIADAKKFLENVASEEGAQSRLNDILDSVVRDQVSSSELVELVRSASWEVPEDDALKEIPKEREEELKREIARGREEITRTILAEARKIIPQYGIELVDVRIKRLDYVESVREKVYERMISERKRIAAQFRSEGEGRSAEILGTMEKELRQIRSTAYRRVQEVQGQADADATRIYGNAYNKNPEFYAFLRTLESYKEKTNTNAVLILTTDSDFYQYIKEVNPGHAQVPLARASGRR
- a CDS encoding lipopolysaccharide assembly protein LapA domain-containing protein, encoding MKPKLIIGAILAGLAVVFIIQNVTVMELRFLFWTLSMSGALLMFFILAAGIILGWLLHGIFNRRKAHPNAKKDDDSVQTTA
- a CDS encoding phosphotransferase; translation: MSRTYLGRLPESDPLHGYLDNDIRPLIDDASVNAGYRVFRLNGSNDVYLYEDRCTGAKVVGKFFLSSRKRNTEKAAAHLTREFDSLRRMRDIGLVGFPHHIVRPLGRNFSLNALLVTEYCEGELFSKSIRFAIKNGETGRLYDKLTAFAYFLSEFHNRTAIGAGVDFNLDCAYMDRLIKRLLEINAMGWDEVHELCWLRDQWHHQPRMWEDRQVTVHGDATPDNFIFGDSLGVIALDLERSKCADRVFDTGRMAGELKHFFMQATGDKNAAEPFIGHFLWEYACHFPDREDAFRSTTGRTPFYMGITLLRIARNSWIEPEYRRRLIDEAKICLRSF
- a CDS encoding HAD family hydrolase, whose translation is MPEELLMLIRGLIFDINGTLTDIHTNEWHEDIYRILANLLSYQGIALGPHEVKDAYFQIMKEQRAASNERYPEFDAVGIFREIMTRHATEFTRRLPPEKLEQLPLFLAETYRAASRFQLQLYNGVAETVRQLRLNYHLAIISDGQSAYAVPELNAVGLFDTFDPVIISGDLGYRKPDPRLFENALTRMQMAPSEVLYVCNDMYRDVYGAQKAGIKTIFFRSNQGQQEKEDVQPDYIIYHFPELLHAVRFFEKQ
- a CDS encoding NADP-dependent oxidoreductase, with the protein product MTHLMSREVRLASRPTGLPGAANFTMASTEIAPLKDQQVLVRNRFMSVDPYMRGRMNAGKSYVPPFEVGEVLQGGAVGEVVESRAEAFQAGDIVVSNFGWRELFVASPEELHAVDGDVEPLSVYLGALGMTGMTAWVGLNLVDVKPGDVVYISGAAGAVGSVAGQLAKLRGCRVIGSAGSTGKISFLRDECGFDSAFNYKTGPVLEQLNAAAPDGIDVYFDNVGGEALEAALSALRVHGRIVACGSISGYNAEKSRPGPSNLFNVITKRLTMKGMIVSDWLDRQTQFEKEVGGYYRAGRLKHRETVMAGIDKAVEAFLGLFEGKNVGKMVVKLS
- a CDS encoding sigma-54 interaction domain-containing protein — protein: MPKAFLDIFNSILGSIREPLLVLDPDLKVVTANASFYQTFDVQPSETEGVLIYDLGDRQWDIPKLRELLEQVLPRNTNFHDFEVEHVFRNIGRKIMHLNARRIHSKANQTQLILLAIEDVTDREHYKRQLEQIVARRTADLNAAKQAAEQSRQAAEDALVEINKLKDQLEAERSYLQEEIKLEYNYENIVGQSDAINYVFYKIEQIAGTDTNVLILGETGTGKELVARAIHGLSPRKDRALVKMNCAALPANLIESELFGHEKGAFTGANARRLGRFEIADGATLFLDEIGELPLELQPKLLQVIDNGEFERLGSSDTIQVDVRIIAATNRNLEEEVRRGAFRKDLWYRLNVFPITLPPLRDRLEDIPLLVNYYVDRIAKRLGKSIITVPAGVMDALRQYHWPGNVRELENVLERAVINSSGPKLRLVDELKKPPRNTAKPEQTLESVERDYIQQVLEQVEWKVSGKNSAAEILGLDRSTLRARMRKLNIRKP